The following coding sequences lie in one Pontibacter sp. G13 genomic window:
- a CDS encoding sulfatase-like hydrolase/transferase, giving the protein MRFPIIFLSIAWLLIGLTLMVRCSSISTQISSSKNERPNIVMILVDDLGKEWVSCYGADLIETPNVDALAQNGMKFDNMYVMPQCTPTRVSLLTGQYPFRHGWVNHWDVPRWGGGAHFDETQNPCLSLALKQSGYATCVAGKWQVDDFRVEPDAMTRAGFDHYCMWTGYETGIEESGERYHNPYVRSDEGAETLDGAFGPDVFTNFITEFIGNHADTPFFVYYPMVLTHTPLVVPPGKSAESNLKKHQAMVQYADDLTGKIVASLEAAGVLDNTLIIWTTDNGTTGKIQGKLNGRKIRGAKSKTTEPGACMPFIAHWPAQIKGGQTSDALVDVTDLLPTFLDLAGKPLKGTYESWKIDGQSFAPALKGKSDPEARKWILSMGGGNQAALTESGVQNKYRFRDRVIRNKQYKLYIDTTGEPQKFFNLKADPAESDNLIERIEELGLQEAFGELVAVVDQFPQTDADPQYLNNPSQTWDVQISQVPNTWKQ; this is encoded by the coding sequence ATGAGATTTCCCATTATCTTTCTTTCCATTGCCTGGCTCTTAATCGGACTGACCCTGATGGTCCGGTGCTCTTCTATTTCCACACAGATATCCTCTTCAAAAAATGAACGCCCCAATATCGTCATGATCTTGGTCGATGACCTTGGCAAAGAGTGGGTGAGTTGCTATGGCGCGGATCTGATCGAAACGCCGAATGTAGACGCATTGGCACAGAATGGGATGAAATTCGACAACATGTACGTCATGCCGCAGTGTACGCCTACCCGTGTTTCATTACTGACGGGGCAATATCCCTTTCGGCATGGCTGGGTCAATCACTGGGATGTCCCTCGCTGGGGCGGAGGCGCGCATTTTGATGAAACACAGAATCCTTGCCTGAGCCTTGCACTCAAGCAATCCGGATATGCAACCTGTGTGGCCGGGAAATGGCAAGTCGATGATTTTCGGGTGGAGCCGGACGCTATGACCCGGGCTGGTTTTGATCACTATTGCATGTGGACAGGATACGAGACGGGCATCGAGGAGAGTGGAGAGCGGTATCACAACCCTTACGTCCGCTCAGATGAAGGTGCTGAGACGTTGGATGGAGCATTTGGTCCGGACGTTTTTACCAATTTTATCACGGAATTCATTGGCAATCATGCCGACACGCCCTTTTTCGTTTATTACCCCATGGTGTTGACGCATACTCCCTTGGTGGTTCCTCCGGGGAAATCAGCTGAAAGCAATCTGAAAAAGCATCAAGCCATGGTTCAATACGCGGATGACCTGACGGGAAAAATCGTCGCATCTCTTGAGGCGGCTGGCGTACTAGACAACACGCTGATCATCTGGACAACCGACAATGGGACCACAGGCAAAATTCAAGGAAAGTTGAATGGCCGCAAGATCCGCGGGGCCAAGTCCAAGACTACCGAACCGGGGGCATGTATGCCGTTTATTGCCCATTGGCCGGCTCAAATCAAGGGAGGTCAAACGAGCGATGCCTTGGTAGATGTGACGGATCTGCTGCCCACCTTTTTGGATTTGGCGGGCAAGCCGTTGAAGGGTACATACGAATCGTGGAAAATCGATGGACAATCATTTGCCCCGGCGTTGAAGGGAAAGTCCGACCCTGAGGCTCGCAAGTGGATTCTGTCCATGGGAGGCGGGAATCAGGCAGCCTTGACTGAATCCGGCGTTCAGAACAAATACCGGTTCCGCGATCGTGTCATTCGGAACAAGCAGTACAAACTATACATTGATACAACCGGAGAACCCCAGAAATTCTTTAACCTGAAGGCTGATCCAGCCGAATCTGACAATCTGATCGAACGAATAGAAGAATTGGGACTTCAGGAAGCTTTTGGAGAATTGGTGGCAGTGGTGGATCAATTTCCCCAGACAGACGCCGATCCCCAATACCTGAACAACCCATCTCAAACCTGGGATGTCCAGATCTCCCAGGTACCCAATACTTGGAAGCAATGA